A genomic window from Halodesulfovibrio sp. MK-HDV includes:
- a CDS encoding pesticin C-terminus-like muramidase produces MKRLTYQIVLKKQPVEKPKTYQRQENACYASKEKILIPTILAFRESLVDSTCAVVNIRTLKLCPNCGKEKVCKVDIDYDFIKAREGFILTANVPNPKKSQSGVTIGCGFDLGHHSLVDLRKMNLSTALITKFTPYLGKTKMTAYNFLAKKPLTISSTEGTELYWKVKKDETAKVVRRYNRDSKVKFECLSSKKQTVIASVSYQYGTRAPIFWGHVTKQDWKKAHATLRNFGDDYSSRRKYEADYWESEI; encoded by the coding sequence GTGAAAAGATTAACTTACCAGATCGTTCTAAAAAAGCAACCAGTAGAGAAACCTAAGACTTATCAACGGCAGGAAAATGCTTGTTATGCATCGAAAGAAAAAATATTAATCCCAACTATATTAGCCTTTCGGGAGAGTTTAGTTGATTCGACTTGCGCTGTTGTAAACATTAGGACTCTTAAGCTTTGCCCGAATTGTGGGAAAGAGAAAGTGTGCAAGGTAGACATCGATTACGACTTCATTAAAGCACGAGAGGGATTTATCCTTACTGCAAACGTTCCTAATCCTAAAAAGAGCCAAAGCGGAGTAACTATTGGTTGTGGCTTTGACTTAGGACATCATAGTTTGGTTGATTTACGAAAAATGAATCTGTCTACGGCATTAATCACTAAGTTTACCCCTTACTTAGGGAAAACAAAAATGACTGCTTATAATTTTTTGGCTAAGAAGCCTTTAACTATTTCATCTACTGAAGGCACAGAGCTTTATTGGAAAGTCAAAAAGGATGAAACAGCTAAAGTAGTGCGAAGATATAATCGGGATAGTAAAGTAAAGTTTGAATGTCTTTCTTCCAAAAAACAAACGGTCATTGCTTCAGTTAGCTATCAGTATGGGACAAGAGCACCGATATTTTGGGGTCATGTGACGAAGCAAGATTGGAAGAAGGCTCATGCAACATTACGAAACTTTGGTGATGATTATTCTTCAAGAAGAAAATATGAAGCTGATTATTGGGAGTCAGAAATATGA
- a CDS encoding LysM peptidoglycan-binding domain-containing protein: MSYYFERFEKLSRDNATLIEGNLDAVTKAELQRILPTGRMLRSIQHDLQRGELFLLSASPDTPLFSDVDGELTLNNSHAMTLSSEAITHAENRLVTSSPEFSSSAVCDSSDSLPPAEEPEYVSQEVAAATRTEPEKNYSYHLEIVCPSDKRTTYAPGTFNLAELRDEEASLVLAQDTSATDTVWLSTKAASDKKRKLYYKPQSGIGGGSNLFACDVNLFEKKPSKANEVLIPVIPAVQIDELLGFPTEGYFYHFYQKKLIQEFKVTANKDECIFAVTRSHLKTLSDEIVITKTHHHILIYCRLNGSVVTGQHLVYLKKKITAAEIALAETGNWLNEYGVEIDVAALRATLDEKVIERPPAPTYKVVSGDSLSKIAKKKSTTVDELRTLNPKFRTSSLLSIGEKINLPDRSKKATSRET, translated from the coding sequence ATGAGTTATTACTTTGAACGATTTGAAAAGCTTAGCAGAGATAACGCAACGCTGATAGAAGGAAATCTTGATGCAGTTACAAAAGCTGAATTGCAGCGGATATTGCCTACAGGAAGAATGTTGCGGTCTATTCAACATGATTTGCAACGGGGAGAGCTGTTCCTTCTTTCAGCATCACCAGATACACCGCTTTTTAGTGATGTCGATGGAGAACTGACTTTAAATAATTCGCATGCGATGACACTTTCATCAGAGGCTATAACGCATGCTGAAAACAGGCTTGTTACATCCTCACCTGAATTTTCGAGTTCTGCAGTATGTGATTCAAGCGACAGTCTGCCACCTGCAGAAGAACCTGAATACGTATCTCAAGAAGTTGCAGCGGCTACGCGAACTGAGCCAGAAAAAAATTATAGTTATCATCTTGAGATAGTATGTCCCTCTGACAAGAGAACAACATATGCTCCGGGAACTTTTAATTTGGCTGAACTAAGAGATGAAGAGGCTAGCTTGGTGTTAGCACAAGATACTTCTGCTACGGACACCGTTTGGCTTTCTACCAAAGCAGCCTCTGATAAAAAGAGAAAATTATATTACAAGCCTCAAAGCGGAATTGGAGGCGGGAGTAACCTGTTTGCCTGTGACGTGAATTTGTTTGAAAAGAAGCCTTCGAAAGCAAATGAAGTTTTGATTCCCGTGATACCAGCTGTGCAGATCGATGAACTTCTAGGTTTTCCTACAGAAGGGTATTTCTACCATTTTTATCAGAAGAAGCTTATTCAAGAGTTTAAAGTAACAGCGAATAAGGACGAGTGTATTTTTGCAGTAACTCGTTCTCATTTGAAAACTTTAAGTGATGAAATTGTAATTACTAAAACTCATCATCACATTCTTATCTATTGTCGGTTAAATGGTAGCGTTGTTACTGGACAGCACCTTGTATATTTAAAAAAGAAAATTACTGCTGCTGAAATCGCACTAGCTGAAACTGGGAATTGGCTTAATGAATATGGTGTTGAGATAGATGTTGCGGCTCTTCGTGCAACATTAGACGAAAAAGTTATTGAGCGTCCCCCTGCACCAACTTACAAAGTGGTAAGTGGAGATTCTCTTTCAAAAATAGCAAAAAAGAAGAGCACCACAGTCGATGAACTTAGAACATTAAATCCTAAGTTTCGTACTTCGTCGTTACTTTCGATAGGTGAAAAGATTAACTTACCAGATCGTTCTAAAAAAGCAACCAGTAGAGAAACCTAA